Proteins from a single region of Deltaproteobacteria bacterium:
- a CDS encoding PAS domain S-box protein, producing MERLFGGHSEGAFLRSVLEAAPDFILVVSRAHEILWVNRLYPGLEHSQVIGSSIYNFVEPGFADTVRAVLERIAATGRPGSWETEGIGPHGTMHYYLCRAAPIRSDRELVGFTIIATDVTDRKLAELAVRESESIQRMVLEASEMGVWSWEIEPDVVHWDDRLYDLHGISRGRPITAADFFRAVHPDDRQKAQLLVEQALATGSYDDLRCRVVRPDGSVRWIHCQAVLRRDAEGRPVRLVGGATDITAQVRLGQQLDEARRLEAIGRLAGGVAHDFNNLLTVVIGGIELARGGPQAPLPQAPALDDALDAAKRAASLTRQLLAFARRQPISPRDTDLNRTIREFEPLVRRLLGEGVELELELSPELWPVRIDPAGLEQVLLNLVMNGRDAMPLGGRLRIGTRNVPSTADGAAGAAEVPPVAPDVPHVRLTVSDSGEGMTDEVRARIFEPFFTTKPVGAGTGLGLATVYGIVTQHGGTISATSTPGGGTTFHACLPRAERAPELRDDAPAPPQPSARGDETVLVVEDDPVVRSVATRTLVRLGYQVLQAGSGAEALVVAANHPGHIHLLLTDVVMPGLGGRELASQLSVRCPELRVLFASGYPDAILTHHGVLAEGVDLLPKPFGPAELASAVRGALDR from the coding sequence ATGGAGCGCCTATTCGGAGGGCACAGCGAGGGCGCGTTTCTGCGCTCCGTCCTCGAGGCCGCCCCCGACTTCATCCTCGTGGTCAGCCGCGCCCACGAGATCCTGTGGGTCAATCGCCTCTATCCAGGCCTCGAACACTCCCAGGTCATCGGGAGCAGCATCTACAACTTCGTCGAGCCCGGCTTCGCCGACACGGTGCGCGCCGTGCTCGAGCGCATCGCCGCCACCGGCCGGCCCGGCAGCTGGGAGACGGAGGGCATCGGCCCGCACGGCACGATGCACTACTACCTTTGCCGGGCCGCGCCCATCCGGAGCGACCGCGAGCTGGTCGGGTTCACCATCATCGCCACCGACGTGACCGACCGGAAGCTGGCCGAGCTGGCGGTGCGCGAGAGCGAATCCATCCAGCGCATGGTGCTCGAGGCCTCGGAGATGGGGGTCTGGAGCTGGGAGATCGAGCCGGACGTGGTCCATTGGGACGACCGGCTCTACGACCTCCACGGGATTTCCCGCGGACGTCCCATCACCGCCGCCGATTTCTTCCGCGCCGTGCACCCCGACGACCGACAGAAGGCCCAGCTCCTCGTCGAGCAAGCGCTCGCCACCGGTTCCTACGACGACCTCCGCTGCCGCGTGGTGCGCCCCGACGGCTCGGTACGCTGGATCCACTGCCAGGCCGTCCTGCGCCGCGACGCCGAGGGGCGCCCGGTCCGGCTGGTCGGAGGCGCGACGGACATCACCGCCCAGGTGCGCCTCGGCCAGCAGCTCGACGAGGCGCGGCGACTCGAGGCCATCGGCCGGCTGGCAGGTGGTGTGGCCCACGACTTCAACAACCTCCTGACGGTCGTGATCGGCGGCATCGAGCTGGCCCGCGGCGGCCCGCAGGCCCCCCTGCCCCAGGCGCCGGCCCTCGACGACGCGCTCGACGCGGCGAAGCGGGCCGCGAGCCTGACGCGACAGCTCCTGGCTTTCGCCCGAAGGCAACCGATCTCCCCCCGCGACACGGACCTCAACCGCACGATTCGCGAGTTCGAGCCCCTCGTGCGGCGTTTGCTCGGCGAAGGCGTCGAGCTGGAGCTCGAGCTGTCCCCCGAGCTCTGGCCCGTCCGCATCGATCCCGCGGGGCTGGAGCAGGTGCTCCTCAACCTGGTGATGAACGGTCGCGACGCGATGCCCCTCGGCGGGCGCCTGCGCATCGGCACGCGCAACGTGCCGTCCACCGCCGATGGAGCAGCTGGAGCGGCCGAGGTGCCGCCCGTCGCCCCCGATGTGCCGCACGTGCGTCTCACGGTCAGCGACTCGGGCGAGGGGATGACGGACGAAGTCCGGGCGCGCATCTTCGAGCCCTTCTTCACCACCAAGCCCGTGGGGGCCGGCACCGGCCTCGGACTCGCGACCGTTTACGGCATCGTGACCCAGCACGGCGGGACCATCAGCGCTACCAGCACCCCGGGAGGAGGCACCACCTTCCACGCCTGTCTTCCGCGCGCCGAGCGAGCGCCCGAGCTGCGTGACGACGCGCCCGCCCCTCCCCAGCCGTCGGCCCGCGGCGACGAGACCGTCCTCGTCGTCGAAGACGACCCGGTCGTGCGGAGCGTCGCCACGCGCACCCTGGTCCGACTGGGCTACCAGGTCCTGCAGGCCGGGAGCGGGGCCGAGGCGCTGGTCGTGGCAGCGAACCACCCCGGGCACATCCACCTGCTCCTGACCGACGTGGTCATGCCCGGCCTCGGAGGACGCGAGCTCGCGTCGCAGCTCTCCGTGCGCTGCCCCGAGCTGCGGGTGCTCTTCGCCTCGGGCTACCCGGACGCGATCCTGACGCATCACGGGGTCCTCGCCGAAGGGGTCGACTTGCTCCCCAAGCCTTTCGGGCCGGCCGAGCTCGCCTCGGCCGTGCGGGGCGCCCTGGACCGTTAG
- a CDS encoding VanW family protein produces the protein MVRASTRRRLRPLFVALALAPFAGCAGPDAPPWSTVFQDGKADAPPPCSAGEQLYGVTTNTIGFRAEPSTEAARKTYLTRGSELLIDGYRPTGGTYNSNAGPSTEWLHVWFRGEPGWAAAAWIEYRGCRVAEKPPTPGEPLACDAGLAQLAYVRNVDDATLRVRSEPKVDGELRMEFRTGAAVRLTGKAVEGGSYVGPNGATRSDWLPVENPDGTRGFAAAAFLAVDTACRPRGREQAKLQKASHVWAEYVWAVARDKVYPLKESTVAIAARELDGKVLAPGQTFSFNEASGLNRPRYGRACTSHESCPPSQVCASGSCALFNDGWSTTSRWVYAGGVCGMATTVYRASLLSGLPILEQWTHGIFYWSNLFPGVDAEVWSPTQDFQFRNDTPDTTFVVQSFSQIVDGATPEMRTVVRLVGTTAPDREVKVGPLSFNAQGRNGNGGMGRYEVRRTVTRKEAAKPVAVKGNLSLTVENTVESWLFYSKYGDQQGWRPPLDWSLTPPLLPPPAPRKSNVPE, from the coding sequence ATGGTCCGTGCATCGACGCGCCGCCGGTTGCGTCCCCTGTTCGTTGCGCTCGCGCTCGCTCCCTTCGCCGGGTGTGCGGGCCCGGACGCCCCTCCCTGGTCGACCGTGTTTCAGGACGGCAAGGCCGACGCTCCGCCCCCCTGTTCGGCGGGCGAGCAGCTCTACGGCGTCACGACGAACACCATCGGCTTCCGCGCCGAGCCGAGCACCGAAGCGGCGCGAAAGACCTACCTCACGCGCGGCTCGGAGCTGCTCATCGACGGCTACCGCCCGACCGGCGGGACCTACAACTCCAACGCCGGGCCGTCGACCGAATGGCTCCACGTCTGGTTCCGGGGAGAGCCGGGCTGGGCCGCCGCGGCGTGGATCGAGTACCGCGGCTGCCGCGTGGCGGAGAAGCCGCCGACCCCGGGTGAGCCGCTCGCCTGCGACGCCGGCCTCGCGCAGCTCGCCTACGTGCGGAACGTCGACGACGCGACCCTCCGCGTGCGCTCCGAGCCGAAGGTGGACGGGGAGCTGCGGATGGAGTTTCGCACGGGAGCCGCGGTGCGGCTGACGGGCAAGGCCGTCGAAGGGGGCAGCTACGTCGGACCGAACGGGGCGACGCGCTCCGACTGGCTCCCGGTCGAGAACCCCGACGGGACCAGGGGCTTCGCCGCCGCGGCCTTCCTGGCCGTCGACACCGCGTGCCGGCCGAGGGGGCGCGAGCAGGCCAAGCTGCAGAAGGCCTCGCACGTCTGGGCCGAGTATGTGTGGGCCGTGGCGCGCGACAAGGTGTACCCGCTGAAGGAATCCACCGTGGCCATCGCCGCGCGCGAGCTGGACGGCAAGGTCCTCGCCCCCGGACAGACCTTCTCGTTCAACGAGGCGAGCGGCCTGAACCGCCCCCGCTACGGCCGGGCCTGCACGAGCCACGAGTCCTGTCCCCCGAGCCAGGTCTGCGCGAGCGGCTCCTGCGCCCTGTTCAACGACGGGTGGTCCACGACCAGCCGCTGGGTCTACGCCGGTGGCGTCTGCGGCATGGCCACCACCGTCTACCGCGCGTCGCTCCTCTCGGGGCTGCCGATCCTCGAGCAGTGGACCCACGGCATCTTCTACTGGAGCAACCTCTTCCCCGGCGTGGACGCCGAGGTGTGGTCCCCGACCCAGGACTTCCAGTTCCGCAACGACACGCCCGACACGACCTTCGTCGTGCAGTCCTTCAGTCAGATCGTGGACGGCGCTACCCCGGAGATGCGCACCGTCGTGCGCCTGGTCGGCACGACGGCTCCCGACCGCGAGGTGAAGGTCGGTCCCCTCTCGTTCAACGCGCAGGGGCGAAACGGCAACGGCGGCATGGGGCGCTACGAAGTGCGCCGCACCGTGACCCGGAAGGAGGCGGCCAAGCCCGTCGCGGTGAAGGGCAACCTGAGCCTCACGGTCGAGAACACCGTCGAGAGCTGGCTCTTCTACAGCAAGTACGGCGACCAGCAGGGCTGGCGCCCGCCGCTCGACTGGTCGCTGACGCCGCCGCTGCTGCCCCCCCCGGCGCCACGCAAGTCCAACGTCCCGGAGTGA
- a CDS encoding peptide MFS transporter produces MWERFSFYGMRALLTLYLTKQMGYSDEAAYAVFGAYGALVYAFPVVGGLLADRLLGYRLAIVLGGLLMAVGHFVLTFPSELTFFAALALICLGNGFFKPSISSLVGALYEPGDERRDGGFTIFYMGINLGAFLAPILCGTLGETFGWHYGFGLAGVGMLCGLAWFLLGRRKLEGHGLPPDTERLTRSVALGVGRLHLVLLGVLATVPVVALGLKHNHYVGWVLYGVGAVVLTALLRMAFSSDRVQRDQLLLVIVLIAFDVAFWSFFEQAGSSLTLFTERNVDRVVLGYELKTSQFNAVNSLFIVALAPLFAGLWRRLQHVGRNPSIPMKFSLGIVQVGLGFACLVVGARLAGPDGRSAVVWLILTYLVHTTGELCISPVGLSAMTKLAPERAVGTVMGAWFLSFSFAEHLGAGIARLTAGAGGAGTGAALSPAQSLGVYAHVFTQITWAGVGIGLLLAVLTPLLKRLTHGVE; encoded by the coding sequence ATGTGGGAGCGCTTCAGCTTCTACGGCATGCGCGCCCTCCTCACGCTCTACCTCACCAAGCAGATGGGCTACAGCGACGAGGCGGCGTACGCGGTCTTCGGCGCCTACGGCGCGCTCGTCTACGCCTTCCCGGTCGTGGGCGGCCTGCTCGCGGACCGGCTGCTCGGCTACCGGCTGGCCATCGTGCTCGGCGGCCTGCTCATGGCCGTCGGCCACTTCGTCCTCACCTTTCCCTCGGAGCTGACCTTCTTCGCCGCGCTGGCGCTGATCTGCCTCGGCAACGGCTTCTTCAAGCCGAGCATCTCCAGCCTGGTGGGCGCGCTCTACGAGCCGGGGGACGAGCGGCGCGACGGAGGCTTCACCATCTTCTACATGGGGATAAACCTCGGCGCGTTCCTGGCGCCGATCCTGTGCGGCACCCTGGGCGAGACCTTCGGGTGGCACTACGGCTTCGGCCTGGCGGGGGTAGGCATGCTCTGCGGCCTGGCCTGGTTTCTCCTCGGGCGCCGCAAGCTCGAGGGGCACGGGCTCCCCCCGGACACCGAGCGCCTGACCCGCAGCGTGGCGCTCGGCGTGGGCCGTCTGCACCTCGTGCTCCTCGGCGTGCTGGCGACAGTCCCCGTGGTCGCCCTCGGGCTGAAGCACAACCACTACGTGGGGTGGGTCCTCTACGGCGTCGGCGCGGTCGTGCTGACCGCCCTCCTCCGCATGGCCTTCTCGAGCGACCGCGTGCAGCGCGACCAGCTCCTGCTGGTGATCGTGCTCATCGCCTTCGACGTGGCCTTCTGGTCCTTCTTCGAGCAGGCCGGCAGCTCGCTGACCCTCTTCACCGAGCGCAACGTGGACCGCGTGGTCCTCGGCTACGAGCTCAAGACCTCGCAGTTCAACGCGGTGAACTCCCTCTTCATCGTGGCTCTCGCCCCGCTCTTCGCCGGCCTCTGGCGGAGGCTTCAGCACGTGGGGCGAAACCCCTCCATCCCGATGAAGTTCTCCCTCGGGATCGTCCAGGTGGGCCTCGGCTTCGCATGCCTCGTCGTCGGCGCGCGGCTGGCCGGCCCCGACGGGCGGTCGGCGGTGGTCTGGCTCATCCTGACCTATCTCGTGCACACCACCGGCGAGCTCTGCATCTCTCCCGTCGGCCTCTCGGCCATGACCAAGCTGGCCCCCGAGCGCGCCGTGGGGACCGTGATGGGGGCCTGGTTCCTCTCCTTCTCCTTCGCCGAGCACCTCGGGGCCGGGATCGCGCGCCTCACCGCCGGCGCGGGGGGCGCGGGAACGGGCGCCGCCCTCTCCCCCGCGCAGAGCCTCGGCGTGTACGCGCACGTCTTCACACAGATCACGTGGGCCGGGGTCGGCATCGGGCTCTTGCTCGCAGTGCTCACGCCGCTGCTCAAGCGCCTGACCCACGGCGTGGAGTAG
- a CDS encoding phosphoadenylyl-sulfate reductase produces the protein MTLDVADDLAELALEIDQLRAEEVLKWALERFHPRIGFASSFGAEDVVVIHLLAQLRQDVRIFTLDTGRLHEETYDVMERIRARYGVTIDIYFPDQAEVETLERTKGLYSFRQSLEARKECCRIRKVEPLRRALGPLDAWITGLRREQAVTRGRLAKLEQDLTLPTGIWKVNPIADWTQDQVWDFIKAHHVPYNALHDRNFPSIGCAPCTRSVAPGEDVRAGRWWWETPEQKECGLHGADRNKRVTGKLKSI, from the coding sequence ATGACCCTGGATGTTGCCGACGACCTGGCCGAGCTGGCGCTCGAGATCGACCAACTCCGCGCCGAGGAGGTGCTGAAGTGGGCGCTCGAGCGCTTTCACCCGCGCATCGGCTTCGCCTCGAGCTTCGGCGCCGAGGACGTGGTGGTGATCCACCTGCTGGCCCAGCTCCGGCAGGACGTACGTATCTTCACCCTCGACACCGGGCGCCTCCACGAGGAGACCTACGACGTGATGGAGCGGATCCGCGCGCGCTACGGCGTGACGATCGATATCTACTTTCCCGACCAGGCGGAGGTGGAGACGCTCGAGCGGACCAAGGGGCTCTACTCCTTCCGCCAGAGCCTCGAGGCGCGCAAGGAGTGCTGCCGCATCCGCAAGGTGGAGCCGCTGCGGCGCGCGCTGGGCCCGCTCGACGCCTGGATCACCGGCCTCCGGCGCGAGCAGGCCGTCACCCGCGGCAGGCTCGCCAAGCTCGAGCAGGACCTGACGCTCCCGACGGGGATCTGGAAGGTCAACCCGATCGCCGACTGGACCCAGGATCAGGTCTGGGACTTCATCAAGGCCCACCACGTACCGTACAACGCGCTCCACGACCGGAATTTTCCGTCCATCGGCTGTGCCCCGTGCACGCGCTCCGTCGCGCCGGGCGAGGACGTTCGCGCCGGGCGCTGGTGGTGGGAGACCCCCGAGCAGAAGGAATGCGGCCTCCACGGCGCCGACCGCAACAAGCGCGTCACCGGGAAGCTGAAATCGATCTGA
- a CDS encoding long-chain-acyl-CoA synthetase, with translation MPRLIAQRVRATLDGLWTHLTWSPDSDQTVPLALETWAAERPADPFLWFEGRTLSVGEVNRRVNQHAHAYRSLGLAAGDVVALLLENRPEYIYHFYGLAKLGVVAALLNPRAGGPHLLHTLTASGARLLVAGDSELQALGQTSTSWSAVPLPLGIALDAERPGTHAYRDWASLVETQPDHDPHETRGRRLGHVMAYIFTSGTTGLPKAAVVKHHRFYRAGKLLGGLVPVTSADCIYDCLPLYHASGNAVGLSLAVTQRARLALARRFSTRQFWADCAASQATLFVYIGEICRYLYQSPPSPHDRAHAVRRMVGNGLRADIWDPFCSRFGIEKVVEFYGATEGNAETANVLGTSGSCGVLLPGRMALARYDVERAELLRNRRGFCEPCPAGEPGLLLGAIGPRNEFAGYADRGATERKVLRDVFRAGDAWYDTGDLLRRDRLYRLYFVDRLGDTFRWKGENVSTQEVAEALRGVAGVMDATVYGVVVPGTEGRAGMAAVVLDGPFDPGGLFAALSERLPAYAQPRFLRLVKELDLTETFKHRKQRLQQEGFDPARVEDPLYAWDKEHRTYAPLTTEVLQALAAGRWPM, from the coding sequence ATGCCACGTCTAATCGCCCAGCGCGTGCGGGCCACCCTCGACGGCCTCTGGACGCACCTCACCTGGAGCCCCGACTCCGACCAGACCGTGCCGCTGGCGCTCGAGACGTGGGCCGCCGAGCGACCCGCGGACCCCTTCCTCTGGTTCGAGGGCCGAACGCTGAGCGTGGGCGAGGTGAACCGCCGCGTGAATCAGCACGCCCACGCCTACCGCTCGCTCGGTCTCGCCGCAGGAGACGTCGTGGCGCTGCTGCTCGAAAACCGACCCGAGTACATCTACCACTTCTACGGCCTGGCCAAGCTCGGGGTGGTGGCCGCGCTGCTCAATCCCCGCGCGGGAGGCCCTCATCTTTTGCACACCTTGACGGCGAGCGGCGCGCGCCTCCTCGTGGCCGGCGATTCGGAGCTTCAGGCACTCGGCCAGACCTCGACCTCGTGGTCGGCGGTCCCGCTCCCCCTCGGTATCGCCCTCGACGCGGAGCGGCCCGGCACCCACGCCTATCGCGACTGGGCCTCGTTGGTCGAAACCCAACCGGACCACGACCCCCACGAGACGCGCGGCCGACGCCTCGGACATGTGATGGCCTACATCTTCACGAGCGGCACCACCGGCCTGCCCAAGGCGGCCGTCGTGAAGCACCATCGCTTCTACCGCGCCGGCAAGCTCCTCGGCGGCCTCGTCCCCGTCACCTCGGCCGACTGCATCTACGATTGCCTGCCCCTCTATCACGCGAGCGGCAACGCGGTGGGGCTCTCGCTGGCCGTCACGCAGCGGGCCCGCCTCGCGCTGGCGCGCCGCTTCTCGACCCGTCAGTTCTGGGCCGACTGCGCCGCCTCGCAGGCCACGCTCTTCGTCTACATCGGCGAGATCTGCCGCTACCTCTACCAGAGCCCGCCGAGTCCGCACGACCGCGCGCACGCGGTCCGGCGCATGGTCGGCAACGGGCTGCGCGCCGACATCTGGGACCCCTTCTGCTCCCGCTTCGGCATCGAGAAGGTCGTGGAGTTCTACGGCGCCACCGAGGGAAACGCCGAGACGGCCAACGTCCTGGGCACCTCGGGCTCCTGCGGCGTGCTCCTCCCCGGACGCATGGCCCTCGCACGCTACGACGTGGAGCGGGCTGAGCTCCTGCGGAACCGACGCGGCTTCTGCGAGCCCTGCCCCGCCGGGGAGCCGGGCCTGCTCCTCGGCGCCATCGGCCCGCGAAACGAGTTTGCCGGCTACGCCGACCGCGGCGCCACCGAGCGCAAAGTGCTGCGCGACGTCTTCCGCGCGGGCGACGCCTGGTACGACACCGGGGACCTGCTCCGCCGCGACCGGCTCTATCGCCTCTACTTCGTGGATCGCCTCGGCGACACCTTCCGCTGGAAGGGGGAGAACGTCTCCACGCAGGAGGTCGCCGAGGCCTTGCGCGGCGTGGCCGGCGTGATGGACGCCACGGTGTACGGCGTCGTCGTGCCGGGGACCGAGGGACGGGCCGGCATGGCGGCGGTCGTCCTCGACGGCCCGTTCGACCCCGGCGGCCTCTTCGCCGCGCTCTCGGAGCGGCTCCCCGCCTACGCCCAGCCGCGCTTCTTGCGGCTCGTCAAGGAGCTGGACCTCACGGAGACCTTCAAGCACCGCAAGCAGCGCCTGCAGCAGGAGGGCTTCGACCCGGCCCGCGTCGAAGATCCGCTCTACGCGTGGGACAAGGAGCACCGCACCTACGCGCCGCTCACGACGGAGGTGCTACAGGCCCTCGC
- the maiA gene encoding maleylacetoacetate isomerase: protein MKLYTYFRSSAAYRVRLGLALKGLEVQLEPVHLLRNGGEQHKVAYRAVNPLGLIPALSDGPHLFTESLAILEYLDETHPEPPLLPADAAGRARVRGLALTVACDIHPLNNLRVLKYLKDELGASQEQRDAWYHHWVAVGFEALEAELARSSATGRFCHGDAPTLADVCLVPQVYNARRFGCPLEPYPTIGRIDELCRALPAFQQAAPEAQPDAE from the coding sequence GTGAAGCTCTACACCTACTTTCGTAGCTCGGCGGCCTATCGCGTACGCCTGGGCCTGGCGCTCAAGGGCCTCGAGGTCCAGCTCGAACCCGTGCATCTTCTGCGCAACGGCGGCGAGCAACACAAGGTGGCCTACCGGGCCGTGAACCCGCTCGGGCTGATTCCGGCCCTCTCGGACGGGCCCCACCTCTTCACCGAATCCCTGGCCATCCTCGAATACCTGGACGAGACCCATCCCGAGCCGCCGCTTCTGCCGGCGGACGCGGCCGGTCGAGCGCGGGTGCGGGGTCTGGCCCTGACCGTGGCGTGCGACATCCACCCGCTGAACAACCTGCGGGTCCTCAAGTACCTGAAGGACGAGCTCGGCGCGAGCCAGGAGCAGCGCGACGCCTGGTATCACCACTGGGTGGCCGTGGGTTTCGAGGCCCTCGAGGCGGAGCTCGCGCGTAGTTCTGCCACGGGGCGTTTCTGCCACGGGGACGCGCCCACCCTGGCCGACGTGTGCCTCGTACCGCAGGTCTACAACGCGCGCCGCTTCGGCTGCCCGCTCGAGCCGTACCCCACGATCGGGCGCATCGACGAGCTGTGCCGCGCGCTGCCCGCCTTCCAGCAGGCCGCGCCCGAGGCCCAGCCCGACGCGGAGTAG
- a CDS encoding fumarylacetoacetate hydrolase family protein gives MKLGTLKQGGRDGTLVVVDRSLQRAVAVPEIAPTLQAALDDWERTAPRLEAVAVRLPELPGVFALELDALAAPVPRAYQWVDGSAYVTHVELVRKARGAELPPDLWTDPLMYQGCSDGFLGARDPISLADEAWGIDFESEVAVITDDVPMGVSAAAAASHLRLVVLVNDVSLRQLIPAELAKGFGFLQSKPTSAFSPVAVTPDELGAAWDGAKVHLPLRTFLNGELFGAPEAGEDMTFDFPRLVSHAARTRRLAAGTIVGSGTVANRDPSRGSSCVAERRMRETLAHGSPRTPFLRFGDRVRIEMLDGAGRSIFGAIDQIVERYAGAEAA, from the coding sequence ATGAAGCTCGGAACGTTGAAGCAGGGCGGCCGGGACGGGACCCTGGTGGTCGTGGATCGCTCGCTCCAGCGCGCGGTGGCCGTGCCGGAGATCGCGCCCACCTTGCAGGCGGCTCTCGACGACTGGGAGCGCACGGCCCCGCGGCTCGAGGCGGTGGCGGTGCGCCTGCCGGAGCTGCCGGGGGTCTTCGCGCTGGAGCTCGACGCGCTCGCGGCCCCGGTGCCGCGAGCCTACCAGTGGGTGGACGGCAGCGCGTACGTCACGCACGTCGAGCTGGTGCGCAAGGCGCGCGGGGCCGAGCTGCCGCCCGATCTCTGGACCGACCCGCTGATGTACCAGGGCTGCTCCGACGGCTTTCTCGGCGCGCGGGACCCCATCTCGCTCGCTGACGAGGCCTGGGGGATCGACTTCGAGTCCGAGGTGGCGGTGATCACCGACGACGTCCCGATGGGCGTCTCGGCCGCCGCGGCGGCGTCGCACCTGCGCCTGGTCGTGCTCGTCAACGACGTGAGCCTGCGTCAGCTCATCCCGGCCGAGCTGGCCAAGGGCTTCGGCTTCCTCCAGAGCAAGCCCACGAGCGCTTTCTCGCCCGTGGCGGTCACTCCGGACGAGCTCGGCGCGGCGTGGGACGGGGCGAAGGTGCATCTGCCGCTCCGCACCTTCCTGAACGGCGAGCTCTTCGGCGCTCCCGAGGCGGGGGAGGACATGACCTTCGATTTCCCGAGGCTGGTGAGCCACGCCGCGCGCACGCGGCGCCTCGCGGCGGGGACCATCGTGGGGTCGGGGACGGTGGCCAATCGGGACCCGAGCCGCGGGTCGTCGTGCGTGGCCGAGCGGCGCATGCGAGAGACGCTTGCGCACGGCAGCCCCCGGACCCCCTTTCTGCGCTTCGGAGATCGCGTGCGGATCGAGATGCTCGACGGGGCGGGGCGATCGATCTTCGGGGCGATCGATCAGATCGTGGAGCGCTACGCCGGCGCCGAGGCCGCCTAA